One Fusarium musae strain F31 chromosome 6, whole genome shotgun sequence DNA segment encodes these proteins:
- a CDS encoding hypothetical protein (BUSCO:EOG092614ZG), with the protein MPSYFYHLKFELYPTPDPVAATSAAKAQDEIWLPSPEAGVFDDFPSHPRPDRRTTYKVSRSIDPQHDSAKHATPYTLTEQNSPSSNLGIIDCGAAARPSVKDSGRKIEIVTERQWLERANSFPPPNSIVAIHPQNAVRDWRFGRVSLETVDLRTGHAMAGEAIRSGPSAAPSLGPTFGGAGTATKAEFLPLETKNTELGWGVVHFYREEDETSGLIETAHQETEASGSKDTDCTTLCIPAVPAYMSPGDLMGFVGEKWRGDISHCRMVMTSRMNRYLVLLKFRNNFRAKQWRREFDGKVFNTVEPQICHVVFVKSITFETPTRRKSSGALSPLSSSAGMSSSLRPFPPPTPNLVELPTCPVCLERMDETNGLMTIPCSHVFHCTCLQNWKGAGCPVCRFTNTSPNSESDPSGPHSQPFGSGVSNLCSICDCTDDLWICLICGYVGCGRYKGGHAKDHWKETAHCFALELETQHVWDYAGDMWVHRLIRDKGDGKVVELPSRNRSVGHLEEEDVVPRAKLDSIGLEYTHLVTSQLESQRAYYEELISKTVDKASKASAAAEEAAAQASKAMEKLAVLDEKYTILSQETIPELEKQLSRERNKASKSETLARNLGKSLQEEKRLNEGLMKRIEHLNSDHEAIVKELEKLKGENAELQEMNRDLSMFISGQEKLKELENEGKIEEGELEGGSASVPEKKSRRRGKR; encoded by the exons ATGCCGTCTTACTTCTATCACCTCAAATTCGAGCTTTATCCGACTCCTGATCCGGTCGCTGCAACATCAGCAGCTAAAGCTCAAGACGAAATTTGGCTTCCATCTCCTGAAGCGGGTGTCTTCGACGACTTTCCATCCCATCCGCGACCAGACCGACGAACCACTTATAAAGTTTCGAGATCTATAGATCCCCAGCACGACTCAGCGAAACACGCAACTCCATACACTCTTACAGAGCAAAACTCACCCTCGTCGAATCTCGGTATAATAGATTGCGGCGCAGCCGCGAGGCCATCGGTCAAAGACTCTGGGCGGAAAATCGAGATTGTAACCGAAAGACAGTGGCTCGAGCGAGCTAATAGCTTTCCGCCCCCGAACTCAATTGTCGCGATACATCCACAGAACGCAGTTAGAGACTGGCGGTTTGGCCGTGTTAGCCTCGAGACGGTCGACCTTAGGACTGGGCACGCAATGGCAGGCGAGGCGATCCGAAGTGGCCCTTCTGCGGCTCCTTCACTGGGTCCAACGTTTGGAGGAGCCGGTACAGCGACAAAAGCCGAGTTTCTTCCTCTAGAGACAAAGAATACTGAGCTTGGCTGGGGAGTTGTGCACTTttacagagaagaagacgagactTCCGGGCTCATCGAGACGGCCCATCAAGAAACTGAAGCGAGTGGCTCAAAGGATACCGACTGCACAACTCTCTGTATACCAGCAGTTCCGGCGTATATGTCGCCAGGTGATCTGATGGGTTTCGTCGGAGAAAAGTGGAGGGGAGATATTAGCCATTGCCGTATGGTTATGACATCGCGGATGAACAGATATCTTGTCTTACTCAAGTTCCGAAACAATTTTCGGGCAAAGCAATGGCGGAGAGAGTTTGATGGAAAGGTTTTTAATACCGTGGAG CCTCAAATCTGCCATGTTGTTTTTGTCAAGAGTATAACATTCGAAACACCAACACGAAGGAAATCAAGCGGGGCTCTTTCTCCCTTATCCTCGTCGGCTGGCATGTCAAGCAGCCTCAGACCGTTTCCTCCTCCGACACCGAATCTCGTGGAATTGCCAACTTGCCCTGTATGCTTGGAACGCATGGATGAGACAAATGGGTTGATGACAATACCATGCTCCCATGTATTCCACTGTACATGCCTCCAAAATTGGAAAGGTGCTGGGTGTCCTGTCTGTCGATTCACAAACACCTCACCTAACTCGGAATCAGACCCTTCGGGGCCTCATTCGCAGCCATTTGGGTCTGGAGTCTCGAATCTCTGCAGCATCTGCGATTGCACAGATGATCTGTGGATTTGTTTAATTTGCGGCTATGTGGGCTGTGGCCGATACAAAGGTGGTCATGCAAAAGATCACTGGAAAGAGACAGCCCATTGTTTTGCTCTGGAGCTGGAAACGCAGCATGTCTGGGACTATGCTGGGGATATGTGGGTTCATCGACTGATACGAGATAAAGGCGATGGGAAGGTTGTGGAACTTCCTTCGAGAAATAGGTCAGTCGGTCatctggaggaagaggatgttgTTCCTCGAGCCAAGCTGGACAGCATTGGTCTCGAATACACGCATCTTGTCACGAGTCAACTAGAATCTCAAAGGGCATACTATGAAGAACTGATCAGCAAGACCGTCGATAAGGCCTCGAAAGCTTCTGCTGCGGCCGAGGAAGCTGCAGCACAAGCCTCAAAGGCCATGGAAAAGCTGGCAGTGCTCGATGAAAAGTATACAATCCTCAGTCAGGAAACAATACCAGAGCTAGAGAAGCAACTTTCTCGAGAGCGCAACAAGGCAAGCAAGAGCGAAACATTAGCACGCAACCTTGGCAAATCTCTCCAAGAGGAAAAGCGTTTGAACGAGGGACTGATGAAGCGGATTGAGCATCTCAACAGTGACCACGAAGCGATAGTCAAAGAGTTAGAGAAACTCAAAGGAGAGAATGCCGAACTTCAAGAAATGAATCGCGATCTGAGCATGTTTATATCGGGACAAGAGAAATTGAAAGAGTTGGAAAATGAGGGCAAGATTGAGGAGGGTGAGCTTGAAGGCGGCAGCGCAAGTGtcccagagaagaagagccgGCGACGGGGAAAACGCTAA